The genomic window CCTCTCCTCATTAACAGTTTACGATACGAATCGTCCGCGATCCGAACGTTCTCCCGCCACGCTTCCCTTTCGGCCTTCCGTCTGTCCTCTTCGATCGTCCTCAGTCTCAGGTTTTCTCTGGCCTCAAGCAATCGCTCGCGTTTCTGCTCCATCCGTTCCCTCACGCACTTCTCCTCAAGCTCACGTTTTTTCCGCAACTCTTCCTGTTCCGCCTTCCGACGCCTCTCCTTAATCGCCTCCCACTTGGCTCGGCGCTCCAGGGCCCGCACTTCCATCCGGTTTAGTATGTCGGACGGACTCGCCGCGACGGTGCTCTGCTGCACCGGCTGCGAGTTTCGAGTTTTCGCCCTCTTCTCGAACCCGCCGGAATGGTGCAGGTCCTGCAACAGCCTCTGATTTTCAAGTAACGCCTTTTCAGATTCTAATTTCAACTGTTGCAGTCTTAGGCGTTCGATTTCCATCCGCTGTTTCTCGAGCAATTTTTTCTGTTCGTCGATTTTTGCCTGCTGACGGTCGCGGCTGGCGGTCCGCTTCGTCGTCGGTGCCTCGCGGTTCCACGCACTGCACGTCTGTTTATTGTTGTCGAGCGTTTTATTCTTCCGCCGACGATTATCCTTGTCCAATTTTTcttgaattttcaacaaaaacttGTCGACTTTATCGTTCGTCCTTTCGAGGCCCCGAGACGCTTTCGACTTTGTCGCGTAATCCCGCCACCTATCCCAGTAAACCCTCTGTAGCAGACACATCTCCAGTGCTTTAGGTCCATTTTTCTCGCTCCCCGTATCATGATGTCGGTCACTTGTAGTAGTCGTACGATCATCTCTGCAATCGTTTTCCGAGCACTCGAATATCGTCGCCGATTCGCCATcgtgattattataatcatttttatagtaattaatattgttattgacgATGTTGACGTTCAACTgttgtacatttataacagTGAAATTATTGACGACAGTGTTGATTCTTGCATCACACGATGTGTTACGGCAGATATTTAAAACGTCATTGATGGCAACCGCGTTTTCGCAGCGAAATTCTTCATCCTGTCGCAGCGCGCGCCGATCGATGATCGACGATATTCCTCGGTCGATGTGTATCGACTTTTTCCTGCGCGCACACCtgtcgtgtataataataaaacaaaattagtatacctacctatgagacttattaataataataaaacgatagtcgagtatagatatattaattgaatttgagATTTGAGTTTTAGGTGATCttttttatactatgtttaaacatgtataattatgtcaaaaatcaaaataaacagCTTACACTCCTGCAGGtagttgatatattatataatattgtgtattcgaataaaataaatttgattaagataaattcaaaaatctgacaaattaaaaaccataagtataatacatcaatattaaacGTGCAGGAGGGAAAGTCTTCAAATTTActcatatttatgaatataaattaggaatcaaaaattatttttataacttttagcagttacaagttacaacaTATGATATACTCGTAAATAACATgtcataatgaaataatacgcACAGTTATAAGttgtaaaacaaattcttttatagataaataatcttaaattgtttggtgaaaaatgaaaacttaCTTGTTTATATCTGATATCACTCTTTTACAGTCTCGTTTAATTAACCAACGATGTTCATCTTCTgtctaaaatgtaattgaaataaattaaatcggTAACTATATTCATCTATTCcatctattacctatataatattaataattaaataaacaacattgaaaataaatattatgttgattattttaaattgtgctTAAAAAACAGCAAACccccaatattttaataaattacaataactcaatacaaaaacatattaaatacaaatgttttaaaacataaaagtgAAAACTCGTCAGTTATACACTTAAACGTATAAActaactataggtacctaggtacttatataagaataacaagTTGGACGTTGGGTGTTGggataagataatatttgttttatttttaagatacgaattttactatttaccaAGTGTCTTTCGGAATTTCTAACGATTCTATCCAACTGTTTTCTACTAACAATACTGTAATCTTCTAGATTCTTATCGGAAAACTGTGAAACTTCCTGCACCGCCAAGTTGCAGTATTGGAAGTTGACGGCCTGATGATCAATGTTGAAAgtcatcttaaaatatatcgttctcgaacataatattatatatgcatacaatatataattttttattttataagaagtaGGAACAAACTATGTACTATTATACACCACATTTCTACAtagttaatatacttattttacgtttcataagtttagtttACACCTTTCGGGCTGATGTATCGATATAACACCAACGACTATTGCTTGttgtacaatattacacattaataatacaataacaataacaacaattacACCGGACCCTATCCCTATGATATATACTGTGGTACCGGCAAGAAAATGTTTACATGTTACTTCTGTGATTGCTATAGCAACTgtgatatataggtatacgctGCCTATACATTGGCAGTTgttgtttatatacatacaatctacatgtatattataataaaattgtattttatattataaggtataataggtaatcTCAAACGTCGTAGATTATTcagttaaatactatttaggtacattatataggtTCCAGACACGTATAGCCAAAaatttcgaataaaatatatataagtaatacgagtatattatattaatattatacttgacaacaacaatatttatatttttaaaaataattcatattaaataatggctattttatactacaaaatattttttcatttttcactaaattattatttactcataagtcataacataGCTAAAGATGCAGGGCGTAAGGATTACTGTATACCTCTATACACCACTATacaatacacacataatatatatctataaaataataaaaaaaatatgtattttattttttgcatataattacttatttatattagatataatattacgaccTGAAAAgctcaattattataagaagaaaaaagcttttatattaataacagtaacatgccgtttaaaaattatttgaacagtaaaataaaatatattataagatattaactcacaatataaatcataaattaacaaaaaaacgatttttaaaaagataaagaaAGGTCC from Aphis gossypii isolate Hap1 chromosome 1, ASM2018417v2, whole genome shotgun sequence includes these protein-coding regions:
- the LOC114125344 gene encoding coiled-coil domain-containing protein 191 → MTFNIDHQAVNFQYCNLAVQEVSQFSDKNLEDYSIVSRKQLDRIVRNSERHLTEDEHRWLIKRDCKRVISDINKCARRKKSIHIDRGISSIIDRRALRQDEEFRCENAVAINDVLNICRNTSCDARINTVVNNFTVINVQQLNVNIVNNNINYYKNDYNNHDGESATIFECSENDCRDDRTTTTSDRHHDTGSEKNGPKALEMCLLQRVYWDRWRDYATKSKASRGLERTNDKVDKFLLKIQEKLDKDNRRRKNKTLDNNKQTCSAWNREAPTTKRTASRDRQQAKIDEQKKLLEKQRMEIERLRLQQLKLESEKALLENQRLLQDLHHSGGFEKRAKTRNSQPVQQSTVAASPSDILNRMEVRALERRAKWEAIKERRRKAEQEELRKKRELEEKCVRERMEQKRERLLEARENLRLRTIEEDRRKAEREAWRENVRIADDSYRKLLMRRGLEAFRTNLNCARWRAEEASDHYDRQLVGTCFSKWRFYVNNSLNEKIFLAEQFYKRKLMKMIFLGFYEILEEKKKKQQVAEDWYNFKIEEYWFTRWRDYVREIRVQTQTKMLKAESYHNKIIMKHCFDNWRKFPEILYKERLKDCRLRMWHEKVQEILPDFIPPEFEL